The sequence GGGAGAGGGGGTATGAGGGGAGGGGGAGTTGTAATAGGATAGATTGTTTTAGGATGCTACAAGAGAGTGAAGAAGCTGAGCCTATTGAAGCATGAATGTGGCAGGTAGGGGCAGAAATACCCCCAGGACCCTGCTTCAGAGACCCTTTAAATCCATTCCGTACCCCCAGGCCCAAACCTCTACTTGCCCAATGGTGGACAGGTTGACAAAAATAGGGTTTTGAGGATCCCCTGCCTCCTGGTGCCTACATCCTTATGTGCTGTGGAGATGGAGGCCTGGGGGGATGGAAGTGGTTAAATCACTTGTCCTTTGATCTCTAGGTCAGATGGAATCTTATCCTAAATCCTGTTGCTAGATCAGTGAGgtgagatagaaaacaaaaattctagGAGATTTACTTTAGCATCGTGACTGATGGGACTTGGCTTTTGCGTATtccatttactcatctataaaatgtaaactatttaAGATCCTTTCCATTGAACTTTCTGAGGCTGGGATTGCTCTGTCCTAAATCTGATATTATGACCTCCTGATAGCTGACTAACTCTGAACTCAGATTTCTTGACTACTATACTTGgaagtatatatacttatatatatatatttcccctgcTTATTGTTAGATTGAACATATTTATTGAGAATCATTGTCAATTTGTAATTGTGTTTTCTTGTCCTGAATGGATAAATAGGGTTAATGGAAGGAGGCTAGTAAAGAAGGCTAGTTTAACTGTGTTTTTTACATAGTAGTGGGAAGTTACTGGTTTTATGTGGGAAAGATATGTTGTAGATTAAGGGTAGATTAGAATTACCAAATTCTGCCCTGACATGCTTAGCAAATTTGTATGAAGTGGTCAGGAGTAGCTGAAACATTGGATAACAAAGTGAAGGTTCACAAAAAGACCTCTCCAGGCTATCAGACCTCGGGGGGGGGGGTGGTCTATAAACTTGTTTTTAATACTTTGAtaattctaatttaaaataataagtttcaataggttttttaatatgatgtttcctttataatccaatGTATTTCctgcatttagaaacattattttttagaaGGAGTCTGTAGACTTCATCAGACTGACTGACAGAAGGAGCTAGGGTACCCAAAGTTGTTGAAAATGAATGACAGAATCTAATAAGATCAGTTTTAACCAGAAGAAATGTAAATGTGAATTTAGGTTCAAACAATCAACTtcaggcaataagcatttattaagcatttgctatgaaCCATGCATCGAGCCAAGTATCAGGGACACAAATAGGCTAGAATAGTTCCTTGTTATTACTGAGTTCACATTGTTATAAAATGGAGGAGAGGTGTCCAGATGAGAGTtggtctgaaaaagatctgaaggTTTTAGGGCACCACAAGCTCCTCATGGGTATTCCCTCACCAGAAAAGGCAAAAAGTGATTAGAATCTGCAATAAGACAGATATCATGTTAAAAAATAACgtgatatactttaacatatttaacatgtattggtcaacttgccatctgggggaaggagtgaggggaaggaggggaaaagttagaacaaaaggttttgcaattgtcaatgctgaaaaattacccatgcatatatcttgtaaataaaaagctacaataaaaaaaagtaaaaataaaataaaataaaatgagttccACTGCACTTTACCTTGTGCAGACTCTATCTGGTATAGTCTGTTCAGTTCATGGCACTTGTTTTTGGAACAATGTGGGTAAGTCAGTGGCAGGATTCTGGAGAGGACAATAAACTTGCCTTGAATTCCAGTCTTGCCTCTCCGTGTCCCAGGTAACTAACTTTCTGCATCTCTAATGTATGGACTACTTATCCAGTCTCTCTTTACCTACACCAAAAAtacttgtgtttttgtttttttcaaaaatacttgTTAACCATATATTGGAAGGCGTGGGGGAaagcagggaaaattggaacacaaggtattgcaaggAAGGTGTGATAGCGTCCTGGGCTTGGAGTTAAAGAaatgtccatgcatatgttttgaaaaaataaaaagctttaataaaaaaatacttgttaaccTGGGGTGAATCCAGAAAAAATTAAGTATGGGGAAGAGTTTGGAGATGGAAAGAATTGAATATGGTtatcctgaagaagagaagatggggCACATGACagcaattttcactttttggaaGGGCTTTATAACGAAGGGGGTTACACTGATTCTCTTGGGCCCCAGGGACACTACTATGAGCAGAATGTGATGGTGTTGCTATAAGTAATCTTGGGCTTAATGTAATAAAAACTTTCTGACCACTGAAGTCACTCCAAAGTGGAATAAGATGCTTTGAGTGGTAGTGAGTTTCCTGTCACTGGAGATCAAGAAACTAGAGGATTAAATTGACAGGAACATGGAGAAGGGGGGGTCCCCATTCTTGTACAGACAGGTTTGACTAAATGCCCGATGAAGTTCCTTTTAAATTCAACCATCTGTGATTCAGATGTCACTTTGACCATTGGGTCAAGTTGTATTGTGAAGTTTATGACAGAACTCTGGGTGAGGGGAGGAAGAAGTGGGGATGGACTGGGTGAATTGGAGAGGCAAAAGAGTGGATAGGATGCTGTGCTTGAACCCAAGACCTGGGATCAGATCTCACTCAATACATATAATAATTCTGTAACCCGGGGCACATCACAAAATGTGTGTAAGGCAACTCtccaggtttgtttgtttattcattcattcattcgtttgtttgtttgtttttgctgaggtagttgggattaagtgacttgctcagggtcacacagccaggaagtgttaactgtctgaggttacatctgaactcgggtcctcctgacttcagggctggtgctctatccactgcctctcCTAGCCGCCCCTCCCGGTTTATTTATTAAGGCATAAATAGATTATATTTGCTTTCTCAAAGATACTGAGTTCCCTCATATGCACAGAGTCCCAGATCCTTCTCATATTAATGTACCAAGGCAATCACGGCTATAAGCAAGGTCGCTGGGTACTTTCTAAACTTTCTAAGAAAGCAAAGCACTTTCAAGTATTTTAGAATTACTGTTTTGAAAATTCTTGGTACATCATCTTCCCTCCCAGCCCCAGTCTATTCAGATTCTTTCTATCCTTCCAAGCATTAGGGCTAGTGCTCCCAGCCCTTGCTGAACTCTCTCTCTTCTGAGCTATAGATAACACTTACTGTCTGAAATCTCCTGGCACTGAACTTTCTGCTATTTGTCACACATCTTGGACTGGCTTGTACTGTTTTTCATAAAAAGTCTtattgatccaaggcaattccagtagactttggatagaaaacgccatctgcgtccagaaaaagaatcaaggagactgaatggaaatcaacacatgctaggttcatttctcttttgtttttgtttttccttttattcttatttttctctcccaacatgattcgtaAAGCAATgtgtctttaaaataaataaataaatagaaactttAAAACGTTTTATTGACATCTTTAGTTTTTACATCATGGCCACTTTTGAACTCCAGTGATCCTTCCCATATAACAAAGGAAAACAGGTGAGCAAAACTAGCCAAGAACAACTGAATTTGAGAGAGTGTGCAACATTCTGCAACCATAGTTCCCCCCTTTTCCAACTAATGAAAGGAAATGTCAAGATTGGGTCTTAAAGAGACATAAGCATCAGCTtcaattcaatgttctttccacataAATTGTTGTAATCAATGTATGTTAttttacagggtttttttttttttttgttctgtatttTAAATGTctgtattttaaaactttttttaatgtttcaatcTGGTTTTTCTGATGTCAATCAATATATATGAAGGGATTTGTATGTGTCCGGCACTACACTAAGCCTTGAGAAGTCACTGCGTGATCATTGTGGTTCATAGGACTGGGACTTTCAGGGCTAGGTGGGATCTTATAGATCATCCAATTCCATCTTATTTtaccaaaaaaggaaactgaggctgcagGAAGGGAAGtaattgtccaagatcacacaataagCTTGAACCCAGCCTCCATCAGCTTCACACTGTTTTCCTGTTGGCCCCCAGGAAACCAATCTGCTGTCTTAACATATTTGGAGTAagtttccccacttgtaaaaGGAAGAGCTCTTATATAAAGGGCCCTTCCTGCTTGGAAAGCTCTATTGTTCTATTAGTCAGGGTATTCCTAGTGAAATGGGAGATTGATCTGGGCCTTGAAGGATGGGAGAGGATTGCCTCCGTTTCCTCTCCCCAGAAGGGTGATAGCTGGGTGCCAGCCTACGAGGGCATTAGTGCAGCTATGGCTTGGTCCCCAGCTCTTTGGCTACCATAGTAGTCGATGGAGAAGCTGGGGAAGAATGAGGATGGGTGCTCGGGAAGGACACAGGGAGATGAGTAGAGATGTCACCAGTAAAGGGAAGTATGGAATAAGAGTGGAAGAAGAGTTCTCCTTCCCAGCAGTCTTTTCCTTATCCTTTTGGCCAGAAGGAGCAGGGAGCAGGGATCCCGGAAGATACACGAATGTCGATTTTTAGGACAGAGGGAGTGAGGGGAGAGTGTAGATAAGGCACCCTGAGTCCATATGAATGTCcgcccctcccctttccccccagtgTTATGGAAAGGTGGTGAGCTAGGATGAGGATGGGAAGGTCCCTGAAGACTTGTCAGTGGCCTTTTCCCTTTTGGGGTGCCCACAGGGGGAGAGTTAGGGGGagaggcttggagtcaggagctTTAGCGTTAGACGCTTTAGCTGTGAGACCCCCTGAGCCAACTCCCTCTTTGCGATAGGTTGAGAAGGTTGGACTGGTGGCCTCTCACGGCCCTTCGGATCCTGGAAGAGAAGCCAGCTCTAAGCCccgggaagggaaaggagagctGGCGTTGGGGGCAAAGCACTCTCGGCAGGTGCCAGTTCATTCCGCCTTTCGGGGTGACGGAGAGGGAAGGGGATGACTGTGCAGAGGAAATCTCACTGTGTTATGGGGAGGGGGACGACCAAGGCTCGGAGATGGCTCCATGTCACCTTTCCCCCCGTGGTCCGGAACTGGGGGGGGGCTGCGCTTGGTAGCGAggcttctccccctttctccggTGGGGGTTCCCCCTCCCATTTCAGAGACCACCGAGGCTCCGGGCGGGGGGCCGGCTGTGGGGTGGCGGGCCTGGCCAGCGGGGCGGGAGcgggctggggaggggaggggaggggcgggGAGGAGAGGGGCGGGGCCGGCGCAGTCTCCCACTCCCTCCCGGAGCCCGAGCCGGGCTCAGAGCTGCGGcgggagcggcggcggcggcagcagcggcgGGCGGCAGCGGCGGTGGCCCCGGCACCGGTAGCAGCAGCTCCAGCCGCGTGCCGGGCTCCCTTCCAGTCCCTTCGCCAACTCCTCGAGTCGGTGtcccccttcctccccagccCGCGTGTACGGGGCCGTGCGGCCCCCCCGCCGCCCGCGCCACCCTGAAGTTCCTGGCCGTGCTGCTGGCCGCGGGCATGCTGGCCTTCCTCGGTGCCATCGTGTGCATCATCGCCAGCGTGCACCCGGCGGCCAGCCCGGCGCGGGCGCCCTCCGGGGCCGCCGCCGACAACGACTCGAGCGCCGGGACCGCGGCGCTGCTGCCCCCGGGGCCGGAGCAGAGCCTGAGCGCGCTGCACGGGCCCGGAGGCTCGGCCGGGCCCCACGAGCTGCCCCTGCCCGGCGGCGGCGAGCTGCTGGCCAGCGCCCGGCCGCTGCAGCACCCGATGCTCTTCAGCCGCTTCCTCTGCACCCCGCTGGCCACCGAGTGCCCGACGGCAGCGGACGGGGCCGCCGTGCAGGGCGACGGGCCGGGCTCgggacagcagcagcagcagcagcagcagcagcggcagcgcGAGGAGGAGCTGCTGGCCCTCCAGAGCACGGCGGAGCAGCTGCGGCAGACGGCGCTGCAGCAGAAGGCGCGGATCCGAGCCGACCAGGAGGCCATCCGCGAGCTCACGGGCAAGCTGGGCCGCTGCGAGAGCGGACTGCAGCTGCCCTTCCAGGACCCGGGGCCCTCGGGCCGCCAGGACACCATGAGCGACGGCCCGGCGTGGGACTCCCCGGCCGTGGTCCGCGAGCTGGAGGAGGCCGTGCGCGCCCTCAAGGAGAGGATCGAGAAGATCGAGGTGAGCGGCCGCCCCTTCGGGCTGGGGGCTCGGGGAGCCTCGCCGGGCCGCGGAGCGGGAGCTCCCGCAAGGCAGGGACCGCCGGCGCGCTCCCGTCTTTGTATCCCCTGCGCCCAGCGccgaggggagagggaggaggcgCCGGCTGAGCGCCTGTTGGCGGAGGAATTGCCTGAGCTCTCCAAGGTCTGCAGAGCGCTCCCTCTCCGCAGCCCCGCAGGGCAGGCAAACAGCGTGCGGGTTTAAGGGGTGCCCAGAGGGAGCTCGGGGTGCGGAGTGAAAAGAGGGTGCGTGGAAAGCCAGGAGACTAGGGTTCTAGTCCTCTCAccgctttgtgaccttgggcaagtgccCCCCAGCCCACTCTCCGTCTCACTTTCCtcaaaaatggggggagggggctgggcgAGATCTCTAGGGTCTGGGCTAGTTCTGGGTCCTCAGAGATCCGGGATCCCACACGGATCAGAGGGAGGCCACGGGGTGCCCGGGGACTTCCCCTGCTAACTCCCTTCTCCTGGAAGACAGCTGGTGTAGGACTGAGTAGGAGACGCAAGGACAGCCTCCATACAGAAATCCCATTCCTCCATCCCGCCCCGTTTGTCCTCCCCGGAGGGACAGACGGACACCCGGCTGCTCGGAGAGCCGATCGGGCGGAGCCCGGCCCCAAAGGGTCCCAGCTCGGGGTTCCTGCTAGTTCCCCAGAGGGGCTCGGATGAGAAATCTGCCCTCATTGGTCGCTGAGCGATCGCAGAGCCAGCCACTACCCCTCCCTCCCCTTGGGAGAAGGAGCTAAGAGCGAGAAATGCTGGGCTCTGTGCCCGGATTTCACAGGGGCTGCTGCTGCCTCCAGCCTCCTGCCTGTGGCTAAGGGACATCTCTCCCCATTTCTTCTCTCCGCACCCAGTATGGCCTCTCGGGGGGTGAGGGGGGCGGTGTGTAAATGGTTCGGGTCTAGagaatccctttaaaaaaaaaaaaaaaagatacggGCGCAGGAGGAAAATGAAGGGGGAAGaactgccatttatatagatcccCAAACGACTGGTCACAGCAATCAGGAGAGGTGGACTGCCTCTGAGAATAATTTATTATCCTGCTATTGATAAAGAGACACACCCACCTTGCCTTAATCTATCATTGtggtaaagggggggggggaacctaaACCCTAGGTTTTGAATTCAGCTCTGCCACAATCTGTGAGACCCTGAATAAGTAATTTgcctccttgggcctcagtttcctcctctgtatacCGCAGGAACCCGGACTAGCTTCCTCCTAGTTCGGGTATCCTGCAAGCTTTTGGCAGAATGTAAAGTTGCATGAGCCCTCCCTAGGACTGCTGCCTTCCACCCCTCTCTcagccctcctcctccccagcccCTTACCCCCAGCGGTCTCTGATCTACAGTCAATTGAGTGGATTCGAGGATCAGAAATGGGATCTGGAGCCAGAGGAGGCAGCTTTCACTCCTGACTGGCACCTTAGGGCAAGTCAcaataagcctcagtttccaccttTTAAAAGTAAGGCACGGTCTCCAAGGCCCCTTCCAAGTCTGCCTCTGTGCTGCTGGGATTCATTTCAGTAAACTTTTGGGGAACCACCAGCCTCATGTCAAG comes from Sarcophilus harrisii chromosome 5, mSarHar1.11, whole genome shotgun sequence and encodes:
- the NPTXR gene encoding neuronal pentraxin receptor is translated as MWVEKVGLVASHGPSDPGREASSKPREGKGELALGAKHSRQRPPRLRAGGRLWGGGPGQRGGSGLGRGGEGRGGEGRGRRSLPLPPGARAGLRAAAGAAAAAAAAGGSGGGPGTGSSSSSRVPGSLPVPSPTPRVGVPLPPQPACTGPCGPPAARATLKFLAVLLAAGMLAFLGAIVCIIASVHPAASPARAPSGAAADNDSSAGTAALLPPGPEQSLSALHGPGGSAGPHELPLPGGGELLASARPLQHPMLFSRFLCTPLATECPTAADGAAVQGDGPGSGQQQQQQQQQRQREEELLALQSTAEQLRQTALQQKARIRADQEAIRELTGKLGRCESGLQLPFQDPGPSGRQDTMSDGPAWDSPAVVRELEEAVRALKERIEKIEQELPVHGNVSATTTRPLPSQDPLHTQMETLEAQLLSKVMALEKERSSLSSSNHKQQQAVEKELNALQDRVAELEHGASAYSPPDAFKINIPVKNNYMYARVRRTLPELYAFTICMWLKSKSGGMGIGTPFSYSVPGQSNEMVLLEAGHDPMELLINDKVAQLPLNLKDGRWHHICIVWTTRDGLWSAYQDGQLRGSSDNLAAWHPIKPHGIIILGQEQDTLGGRFDATQAFVGEIAQFNLWDHILTPAQILGIANCTSPLVGNIIPWDDKLVEAFGGATKMAFDSCKSKAKAKAKA